In Oryza sativa Japonica Group chromosome 1, ASM3414082v1, the genomic stretch GCTCCACATTCCTTGAGGTCTATAACTTGTGTTTCTGGTGCCAATTCTCCTTCTTCTATTTCTTCCTCATGAAACTCAGTGCCTTCTAGATCTGGGCTATCGGTCGAGCTGCCAGGGGGCTTCTCACTTGCAGGAAGCTTGTTGACAAACTTTTCTACTTCGAAATCACAACTGTCTGATGGAAGAAAGACATTAATAGTTGGGTACTCGACAATTTTAATGCTCCTCAGTTGTGGACCCAATGGTTCTTCTATGTTGAGTTGGCGATATGGTGAAGTTGATTCCTGCAGCAAGTTATAAGAAGCTCTTTAAAGAAACAGAGGACATATCAATAACTACAACGGATGCAAGGTAAATTGGCTGCAGTACTATACCTTGGCAGACTTTTGAATGAACAGTTTGAGATCACGCAAATCTGTATTGCGATATGGTGTGAGCTGATTTTTCCAAGGTCCAGGACTCAGATGTTTTTCCAATGATGATAGCAAGCTGGTATGCTCATCTATGCTGCGAAAGAGGGCATAAAATCAGCACAGAAAAGAGTGTGTGTGGTGCACACAGCTTCTGGTGTCGTGATTCATTTACATGAAGGTCACAGAGGTAACTCTTGCAAAATGTAATAACTTTGACAACTTTCTACTCTGCTTCCAGTTCTTTGTAGAACCAATTAAGCACATTAAAAAATATGTGCTAACAAGAAGTGTGATAACGTTGTATatatactataataaaagttgaaaaaaaatgcagaaaCCATTTCAGAAATTCTAACAGTTAATGTACATGTGGTGTCATAATGTCATCTTGAATCAGTTCCAAACACATACTATTGGAACAGGAAAAAACAGGCGTAAATGGTCCGTAATCTGTACTGATTGATAATCACAAACTTACTTGTGGTCAGTCAGGACAACATCTGTTGAATTAAATTTCCATTCAAGCGTCCAGTATATGCAATCCTTTCTGCAAAACGATATTCATATGCAAATCAGCATTATATGGTACGTACAAGGTAGGAAAGGAAAATATGGAGCTTGACACTGCCAACACAGTTCACTGGGATTAATTTAGGACAGAATGGCTCAGAAAGGTGAAACGTATTGAAAAATTCCTTGCAACAGATAAAGATCCCGACCCAATACAGCATTAACTAATGAATCCATTTGGCCAAAAGCGTTCAGGATGGTTTCATCTTAGCAAATATACATTTCGTTAACAGAGTACAAGCACAAATCATTGTACTGATGTGAACGAGGAGACCAAATACATTTGTCCAGCACAAAtcatttttctttcaataaaaaaattcaaacgcCTCCAGTGttacttatatataaatttaagaGCATTTGCAAAAATCCATCTGATGGCATCATATGTCAGTATGAAATAAGGAAATAGTAAGAAATGATACCTGTGGTTGTGCCTTGAACGGTTCTGCTCCCTCCTGGCCATGCCCCTGGGAAGGAACTGGAGCCAGATACCACGCCGCTGCGCCGCCTTGCGGAGGTAAAAGAGCCACTTCGGAAGCTGCGCACCGCCGAATCCACCGTAGTTGCGGCCGAAGGCGCCGATGAGGCGATGCGCGGACTCCGCCACCTGCTTCGTCTCCTCCAGAAAGCTGTAATCTTAAACACGAGACAAAACGAACGAACATTACATTGTTGGTCTTGGCCAATCGTTGAGCGAAAATCCAtcaaaaagaggagagaaggggaTTGAACAAGTAAGAGTTACTACCGGAGAGGAGCTGGTGGTCGTCGAAGTTGGCGAGCGGGACGGGGTCGGTGCGGGGGCGCTTGCCGGTGCAGGCGGTGCGGCGCTTGTGGGATTGGACGCAGGGGAGGCTGCAGGTGAGGCGGGAGCAGCCCGGGCACCGGTACTTCCATGGCTGCTCGCCGCACTCCTCGCACGGGCTCCCCTTCTTGctctcccctcccccgccgccgccgccggcatccgGAGCGGGTGGCTTCCCTCCTTGATCCTCCTCCATCTCTCGCTCGCTCAAGTCGAGAGGGGGTTTGCGGCGCCGCGATTTCTAGGGTTTATGGATGGATTAATATGAGGGGTTTTGctgcgggcggcgccggcgaccgtTGCCTTATTAAGGCGAGCGGGTGGCGGAGTGCGGCGAacggcgcgacgcggcggggAAAGAAGAGGGGAGTATttcgtggatttttttttacttgccaATTTGATCTGAAATCTCGCGTCACATCGGATTTTCGCAAAAACTTTTAAATTCAATTTTCTAATATTTCATTCACTTGTTCAGTCGTTTAAGACCACATGAATAAATTGTCAAAAACTCCCATCCCTCTTTATTCGGCTTCGGCTGTGCAAAAAACCAAGACTTGCACTTAACACAGGTCGAGGTCGGACAAGCACTGGATCGAGTTTCACGAGGAACCAAAACAAATCATCCAGTAATTCTACACAGCACAACTGTGATAATCATCAGGCATGAAAATGAGATGAATTTTTGATTAAATGGCAGCTTGCTCATAACATTCTAAAAGATTCTCGGTCAAACCAACAGATTCATTTCGAGAGTGATATCTAACAGAACAAAAGGCATAACACAGCCATGTCTAGAACAACCTCAGCTACAATTTCATAAACAAAAATTCTCATTGTTCCCACAATTCAAAGACCAACAGTGAAGACGACCCCCGCGCATTGCATCTCATAAGCCATTGGGCAAAACAATATGCTCCGTCCCGATCAAGCTTTACTCCATGGAAGATGCGCCACCACCGAatgcgccaccaccgccacgacCAAAGCCAGGTCTGCTACCCTGAACATCCAAGATTTACAAGGGGTATCAAGTTAGTCTACAAGCAGCTACTTTTATGAATATCACTGCTGTCAACACAAGGGTTCCTGAACATGCTATATGTTTACATGTCCTAACATAAAATCTATTAACACAGCCTAAGATGGATACTCAACCTATACAAGCAAGGACACAACAGTTTGAACAAATACAAGGATGGAAACATGACGTGCTAAAGTTCAAGGCAAACAGAAGAAAATGCATGGTCTAAACCCATTCAAATGTTCCAAATTATTAAGCCAATAAATTATCTATGAGCAGTCTGGATGAACCTAGCAATGGCATATAGGTATGCAGATGGTCATTAGAGCTCTTACCCTAAAAGATGGCTGGAACTCAGCTGGAGCACCACCCTTCTCGCCACCAAAATCACCTGGAGCACCACGTGGGCCACCCCTGTAACCATCCCTGTCACCAAACCTGGGCCTGTCACCCTCAAAGCGAGGCGGGCCTCTGCCACACGAACAGAAAAGGATAATATCAGTGTCTCCACTAGAGTTTTCAGGCAATACATTCATAAACAAAAGCAGCCAGATTATATCATTTGAGTACATGTTAGGAAGATTAGATACGGTATGTGTAAAAAATTGAAATCCCAACCAAAAGAACAGGTCTCTGTTCAGTTCGAGGAGAAGACTTGCAACACAGTTAAATGGTTTCAACTAATTACATCAATGAATCTAAATTTGTTGCCACAAATCAGCCCCACTCAACAATTCAGAGTCAATAACATTTTTTATCAACAAACTAATAAATGACTATTGCAAGGTTCCTATAAACTAATCTGATGTCCATTCAACAATTTTTACATGGTCGCTACACAATTTGCATATTTGAAAACAGGACCACCACCTAAAGAATATCCATCACAGCAATAGCATCCAATTTCCGTATTCgcatatgcagatgataaaCCCAAAAGGAATAAATGCTCACCTGGGGCGGTCACCAGGAGGGCCAGAGCCGAATGGGCGAGACGGGGGCTTGGCAGACTTCTTGAGGGTGTTAGGCACAACCTCAGATGGCAGGTTGAGGTAGCTGCGGAGGTGCTCAATGCCATCATTGGTCAGGTACCAGTAGTAGTGCTGCCACGAGAAGGTCTCCCTCACATACTCCTTTGACTTGAAGCTCTGCATGAGCTTAATCACCTCCAAGTTGGGCACATCAACCTTTGGGTGCTTGGCCAGGTTGTAGTCCTTCTTGGCATACAAGACTCCCTCTGCATATAGTTGAATTAAATTAGCACTTCAACTCATAACAAATAAAGGTACCATCATTCAGGCCTTCAGCAAATACATGACCAATCAAATAAAACATGTTTCAACATAATATTTGGAGTAAATCTGGGAGCAATGTAACTGAATTCGTCAAACCTATAAACCTCAGACAGCCATAGTGAATGAACAATTGCAGACAATGCAATCAAAATCTGCCCTATTGGAATCAAGCGAATGCAACCACCTAAACCCTACTGCAACACCACATCAAGTCGAAGCTTGCAATCACGATCAGCACATACACAATGTACAGAGTCGGCGTATAGAGGAGAAGAAAGGGGGAGAATCTCACCATGGAAGAGGTACTTGCAGATCTCGCGGCGGTTCTTCTTGGAGATGATCTgcgacacaaaaaaaaaacaaagcgcGGCATCGCGTCAGACAACGGAACGGGTAGAGCATAGCGGAGCAAACGAATGTGGCTCGGTTTCGGAGGTCGCTACTCACCATGGTGGCGGAGAGCTCGAaccggaggagggcggcggcgccggcggcttcgGGGCCTTGGGGAACGAGAGGCGAAGCAGCGAGGCGGGGAGAAAAACCCTAGCTTTGTGATGGGTTGATATATAGAGGCCACCACATGGGCCTCCATTGTGGGCTCTGTTTCGCCTTCCATGTGTTCTGGGCCTCAATTGACTACAcgggcctctttttttttcttttcctttttttctctttctgcaAAAGTTTCTCCTTTCTGAAAAAGATTTCAGTCGCCTAGGTAGATTTTCCAATGAAACACTCTGCAGCTAATCAGAATATTTTCCATTTTACGAAGTGAGCACAGCTCCACTAGTTAGTTTCTTGTAGTAGAATCCGCCCACCTCGATCAAGTTCTAAACTTGGTACACGTGCTCAACATTTACAGCTTTCTTTTAGTGGTAGCCGATGTATACGTCGACAACGAAACATCCGTgctgacttcgtcaatcttaagATTTGCTAGTACAGTTTTTagagatgctcataggggtaagGTGTGTGTGTATATTTATAGGGACGACCGTGCGCGTGTTGTGAACGTATGTTTGTCAtatgcttttttttaagaaaaaaaccaatttgCAAAGTTCTGTGGTACATTTTGATAACGGACTAGTCTCTCTTGGTTGAGTACGCATGTGATCCGATGtcctttttttcaaaaacaaaaaagagaaaaactcATATATGATGTCAAGATAATTGAAAACTGCTGAAACTCAAAGGCCCCAGCGTACGGAGCCCATATTGTTTCATTATTTTCCAAGGAGCAGGAACCCTTCATTTTCTTACGCATttatagtagagatagagatctTTATAGGGTACGCAGTCCAACTAAATTTGTGAGTGAATAATGATAAAGTTCACTCTGACAAAAACAGTGGGGAAAAGGAAAATTTGAGGCGGTGCAAGCCCAGCAATTAACATATACATAGCGTGACGCAATCCAGTGTTTAAATTTGCTTTTTTTAAGACCTTATCTTAAGATGTCGACAATAGTCGCAGCAGAACAGTTTAAAAAGAGGCTAATTTGAGTTGGTTGGGATGCTAATACTTTAATTTTACACATGATTTAGCCGGCCGGGCCCTCTCTTTCCGGCGGCTTTGATATCTAAACATGAATCTCACTGTCAAGAAAGTTGCAATTTGCCAACCTCCCAGAGACTCAGAGTAACAGGTAAGCTGAATTTGCTGGGGTGCTATCTCTAATCGTGGGAAGAAAAGGTGAGGCCGGTGACGAAAAGGATGGAATAATGgctggggaaaaaaaaaagcagtacTATCAAGTTGGTTAAAAAGAAGGTACATAGATGGTGACTACACAGCTATAGCCAAGCCAAAGACTGGTTAATTAGTCAATGGGTGACTGCTTAATTGCTCAGGGATATCTGTTCTTTGATTAATCCTGGAATCTGACTGCTTAGtgtgacctttttttttctcagtggATGCATAGTGCCATGTGTGATATATACTcactaggctgtgtttagatccaaagtttggattcaaacttcagtccttttccatcacatcaacctgtcatacacacacaacttttcagtcatatcatctccaatttcaactaaaatccgaactttggatccaactaaacacagccctataTAGAATAGCACCGTGCTCTTCTGTCGCAAGCGAAGTTACTTAGAAATTGTCCTGAAAGCTCTGTGACCGAACCAATGTCTTTGGATCTTTTATTCTGTGGTGTTtcaggaaaagaaaattaagCTAGAAAGAGGATTGCTCACTTCCACATACGTGCCGCTTTCACAGGGAGACGACATGGATAAAAATCATCAGTGACAACACAAGGATGAACTGAAGAGACTGAACTAGAGAGACAGAGAACGTGATTAAATCAATAAATAGCAAAGCTAGTGAAAAGTCCAAAATAAAACACCGGTAGTTTCTACATGTAGGAAAAGGAACTGCTACGAGAGTGGAAGTGTGGTGTCCtactttaatttaatttgttagTATATCGATAGAGTTGGTGACTGAAATATTACATAAACATTTGATCATCATTAAGGGCATATTCTTTGGTAGCTTAATTAAACCCGCTTGTTTGTTTCCGCGCAAGTTGCAGTGTCACTCACTGATCGATCATCTCACATTCTCACTGTACAGTGCCGAACAACGATGGCTATAAATGAGGACACCGGCTGGCGCAAGTTCTCCACAAGCCACCTCGATCGATCTCCATTGAAATCAAGGCACCTTAATAATTTCTAGTACCATATTAAGCTAAGAACAGTAGTGTACATGGCTTCTCGTAGAAGTGCAGCAGCTAGTCCGGCcatggcagcagcagctgcgGTAGTAGCTGTATCTGTATACTTGCTGGTGTGCagtgctccggcggcggcgacggcggcggcggtggcgaagaagcCGTCGTACCCGCCGGTGGCGAAGGGGCTATCGTTCGACCACTACAAGAAGAGTTGCCCGCAGGCGGAGGCCATCGTGTTCAGCTTCCTGCGCGACGCCATCGGCAAGGACGtcggcctcgccgcggcgctgATCCGGCTCcacttccacgactgcttcgtccaGGGCTGCGACGCCTCCATCCTCCTCACCAAGACGCCCGGCGGGCCCGACGGCGAGCAGCAGGCGATACCCAACGAGTCGCTGCGGCCGGCGGCGTTCAAGGCCGTCAACGACATCCGCGCCCTGCTCGACAGGGCGTGCGGCCGCGTCGTCTCCTGCTCCGACATCGTCACCCTCGCCGCCCGCGATTCCG encodes the following:
- the LOC4324552 gene encoding putative box C/D snoRNA protein SPCC613.07 encodes the protein MEEDQGGKPPAPDAGGGGGGGESKKGSPCEECGEQPWKYRCPGCSRLTCSLPCVQSHKRRTACTGKRPRTDPVPLANFDDHQLLSDYSFLEETKQVAESAHRLIGAFGRNYGGFGGAQLPKWLFYLRKAAQRRGIWLQFLPRGMARREQNRSRHNHRKDCIYWTLEWKFNSTDVVLTDHNIDEHTSLLSSLEKHLSPGPWKNQLTPYRNTDLRDLKLFIQKSAKESTSPYRQLNIEEPLGPQLRSIKIVEYPTINVFLPSDSCDFEVEKFVNKLPASEKPPGSSTDSPDLEGTEFHEEEIEEGELAPETQVIDLKECGASHASNLASAKDTSGSKVDTKRDSSVLSYIRSLGLDGQQKALTERSKMAPNTTSGASKTKNCMKVYPMDMEESGDAGVISERQGIECKNQAASHPGNLTPVEGTTVSKIDSNTDSLVPSSISILASDGFSCPQVEHNQQSRLTPNSTPEALKRKSCMKVYPLDTEKNLGLFSEVPNLGFEQEIGNAYSDLFGDINPDDFLNFDLEMMDEDELAGITSPLKLWDDLEEGEIPTA
- the LOC4324553 gene encoding small ribosomal subunit protein eS10z-like, with translation MIISKKNRREICKYLFHEGVLYAKKDYNLAKHPKVDVPNLEVIKLMQSFKSKEYVRETFSWQHYYWYLTNDGIEHLRSYLNLPSEVVPNTLKKSAKPPSRPFGSGPPGDRPRGPPRFEGDRPRFGDRDGYRGGPRGAPGDFGGEKGGAPAEFQPSFRGSRPGFGRGGGGAFGGGASSME